The following proteins come from a genomic window of Candidatus Protochlamydia phocaeensis:
- a CDS encoding ankyrin repeat domain-containing protein yields the protein MSNRQKTLLDRITADAQILYRLDKNSLKNKVIKILKNPSLEEENRIVLFNGILRGIDKTHQKENTAIAGLLTSLNKHFVLSTFTGLQHTTDLSAIYLETLMADPDPSNEKKMIDLFQQNPRLIHFKDREGQSPLLVAIRQKFPVLINFLIQKKVNINQADYYGWTPLFCAVYQENIELTKMLITNGADINAMTMQGSTAFFQASLQKHKDMSLYLQQQLNHFGQFWLDIKLLAHRFGLESQVTIKQRSFSVEGLSSPLAYMALCQSLETNFIKHDFKDRVSFWSPEDSQVILEAMKRGADYAFYKGSPAEIQDLMDAIHQEKITVLPTGWEEHATSIVIKGDVLIKCNRGERSEKGKAGMEVFKIKDRNQIRAVLPALLAEKDKSSDFFDEGIHKLVELEPIDYFAHKDQHASNCAWTSAKLSLRAAIYLHLLAMGQATENAAQASYKIYKYWTDKDRLYALDSFVRKTPPQDLESAMLTVLKSILNKCSDNRYPLANISTAMATLEARLV from the coding sequence TTGTCAAACAGACAAAAAACATTATTAGATCGTATTACGGCAGATGCACAAATTTTATATAGATTGGATAAAAATAGTCTTAAAAATAAGGTTATTAAAATTTTAAAAAATCCCTCCTTGGAAGAAGAGAATAGGATTGTTTTATTTAATGGAATTCTTAGAGGAATAGATAAAACTCATCAAAAGGAAAATACGGCTATAGCCGGATTATTAACTTCTTTAAATAAGCACTTCGTTTTATCAACATTTACCGGTCTTCAACATACAACGGATCTTTCTGCCATTTATTTAGAAACGCTTATGGCGGATCCTGATCCCTCTAATGAAAAAAAAATGATAGACCTCTTTCAACAGAATCCTAGATTAATCCATTTTAAAGACAGGGAGGGGCAATCCCCTCTTCTTGTCGCCATCAGACAAAAATTTCCGGTTTTAATAAATTTTTTAATCCAAAAAAAAGTGAATATCAATCAAGCCGATTATTATGGATGGACGCCTCTTTTTTGTGCTGTTTATCAAGAAAACATAGAGCTAACCAAAATGCTGATAACGAATGGGGCTGATATCAATGCGATGACTATGCAAGGATCCACGGCCTTCTTTCAGGCCTCTCTTCAAAAACATAAAGACATGAGCCTCTATTTACAACAGCAATTAAATCACTTTGGACAATTCTGGCTGGATATCAAGCTGTTGGCCCACCGCTTTGGTTTAGAGAGCCAGGTAACAATTAAACAACGGTCATTTTCAGTAGAAGGACTGAGTTCGCCTCTTGCCTATATGGCTTTATGCCAATCTTTAGAGACAAATTTTATAAAACATGATTTTAAAGACAGGGTGTCTTTTTGGTCGCCGGAAGACAGCCAAGTCATTTTAGAAGCGATGAAGAGAGGAGCAGATTATGCGTTTTATAAGGGCAGTCCGGCAGAAATCCAAGACTTAATGGATGCCATACATCAAGAAAAAATAACCGTTTTGCCCACTGGCTGGGAAGAGCACGCGACAAGCATCGTGATCAAAGGAGATGTGCTGATTAAATGCAACCGAGGTGAAAGAAGCGAGAAAGGGAAAGCGGGAATGGAGGTCTTTAAAATAAAAGATCGAAATCAAATAAGAGCAGTTTTACCTGCCCTCTTAGCAGAAAAAGATAAATCTTCCGACTTTTTCGACGAAGGTATCCACAAACTGGTTGAGCTAGAGCCGATCGATTATTTTGCCCATAAAGACCAGCACGCGAGCAACTGCGCCTGGACATCAGCTAAGCTCAGCTTGAGGGCCGCTATTTATCTTCATCTTTTAGCTATGGGACAGGCCACGGAAAACGCCGCACAAGCTTCGTATAAAATTTATAAATATTGGACAGATAAAGATCGCTTATACGCTTTAGACTCTTTTGTCCGAAAGACCCCTCCACAAGACCTGGAATCTGCGATGCTGACAGTCCTTAAGTCCATTCTCAACAAATGTTCAGACAATCGCTATCCGCTAGCGAATATTTCTACTGCTATGGCAACACTTGAAGCCAGGCTTGTTTAG
- the lptE gene encoding LPS assembly lipoprotein LptE has translation MSKSARVLVSLLLLGGLIGFNSCQYRFGRGELAEQYSTICVPYIEGDTEGELTAEVIKRLSLSGGLRYVSSGGDLILSVKIIEMRDENIGFRYDRKKHGELKRSIIPTETRLSALVEVSVKEAGSGQIIRGPTRLTGSVDFDHEYYYSSHHALNIFSLGQLNDIDAAHDAAMHPLNRHLAERIADYVLNSW, from the coding sequence ATGAGTAAATCGGCTCGCGTTTTAGTAAGCCTCCTTCTTTTAGGGGGCTTAATTGGTTTCAATAGCTGCCAATATCGATTTGGCAGAGGGGAATTGGCAGAACAGTATTCAACTATTTGTGTCCCATATATAGAGGGGGATACAGAAGGTGAGCTGACGGCAGAAGTCATTAAGCGCCTTAGCTTATCCGGGGGGCTGCGCTATGTCTCTTCCGGCGGAGATTTAATCTTGTCAGTCAAAATCATTGAGATGCGGGATGAAAATATTGGATTCCGCTATGACCGAAAAAAACATGGAGAGCTGAAGAGAAGCATTATCCCTACAGAAACGCGCTTAAGCGCTTTAGTTGAAGTGTCTGTAAAGGAAGCAGGCTCTGGACAAATCATCCGGGGACCTACGCGCCTGACGGGGAGCGTGGATTTCGATCATGAGTATTATTATTCTAGCCACCATGCGTTAAATATCTTTTCTTTAGGACAGTTAAATGATATCGATGCGGCGCATGATGCGGCTATGCATCCCCTCAATCGGCATCTAGCCGAACGAATTGCGGATTATGTGCTTAATAGCTGGTAA
- a CDS encoding ATP-binding protein translates to MHKKTFPASLDHLHSMLNFIQCYGEAKNIQKKLLDKIILAAEEALVNVILYGYPDNNGTIELTCEEPGRKPGIRISIKDQGIPFNPIKKASESKQKGLIPPVLGADKTNKIENRLGGYGIYLFVGIMDRVEYKRLDGGNILSLIKYF, encoded by the coding sequence ATGCATAAAAAAACGTTTCCTGCTAGCCTTGATCATCTGCATAGCATGTTAAATTTTATTCAATGCTATGGAGAGGCAAAAAATATCCAAAAAAAACTTTTAGACAAAATCATTTTAGCTGCGGAAGAAGCTCTAGTGAACGTCATTCTTTATGGATATCCGGATAATAACGGTACCATTGAATTGACCTGCGAAGAGCCTGGGCGAAAGCCTGGGATTCGCATTTCAATTAAAGATCAAGGCATTCCCTTCAATCCCATTAAAAAAGCCTCCGAAAGTAAACAAAAAGGATTAATTCCCCCTGTTTTGGGCGCCGATAAAACAAATAAAATTGAAAATCGATTAGGCGGCTATGGAATTTATCTTTTTGTAGGAATAATGGACCGTGTTGAATACAAACGCTTGGATGGCGGCAATATTCTTTCTTTGATTAAATATTTTTAA
- a CDS encoding D-alanyl-D-alanine carboxypeptidase family protein, giving the protein MSILSWMIAFLALSSAVFAEPLQLDIAGEAAILMNADSGVILFEKEAYIPRYPASTTKIATALYVLKFKKEDLDKVLTAEQDAVATITQEAKRKANYQLPAYWLEPDGSHIGLKKGEQMTMRDLLAGILISSGNDASNVVAQAVGGSIPRFMDQLNAYLKEIGCRQTTFYNPHGLHHPQHQTTAYDLAIMMREALKEPLFCQLIAQQRFVRPKTNKQAATTLLQTNRLIRPGKFYYSKAIGGKTGYHSKAKKNFVVAARSDDRTLIAVLMGYEDRNTIFQEAIKLFDAAFNQPKVQRIFLRAGQQSFKQDIARADRPLQTYLSENLSLDYYPAENPQAKCFLYWQPVELPIHKDQQVAELHLVDAQGKLLRKVPLLAVEDVHLKWPYSWLAKIEYVFNTFPILAVLGLGLLIVSFFSLWIIKQK; this is encoded by the coding sequence ATGTCTATTTTATCTTGGATGATCGCTTTTTTAGCGCTTTCCTCTGCTGTCTTTGCTGAACCCTTGCAATTAGACATTGCAGGTGAAGCAGCGATTTTAATGAATGCCGACTCCGGAGTGATTTTATTTGAAAAAGAGGCGTATATACCGCGCTATCCTGCTAGTACGACGAAAATTGCCACAGCTCTTTATGTCCTTAAATTCAAAAAAGAAGACTTAGATAAGGTCCTTACCGCTGAGCAAGACGCAGTCGCAACGATCACTCAGGAGGCCAAGCGCAAAGCGAATTATCAGCTCCCGGCTTATTGGCTAGAGCCCGATGGCAGCCATATTGGTTTGAAAAAAGGGGAGCAAATGACCATGCGCGATTTATTAGCAGGTATACTCATTTCATCCGGAAATGATGCGTCCAATGTCGTCGCTCAGGCCGTTGGGGGATCGATTCCCCGTTTCATGGACCAGTTAAATGCCTATTTGAAGGAAATTGGATGCCGGCAGACAACATTTTATAATCCGCATGGATTGCATCATCCTCAACACCAGACAACGGCGTACGACTTAGCGATCATGATGAGGGAAGCCCTTAAAGAGCCTCTTTTCTGCCAGCTTATTGCCCAACAGCGGTTTGTTCGACCTAAAACAAATAAACAGGCTGCCACAACGCTATTGCAAACAAACCGGTTGATCAGGCCTGGTAAATTTTACTATTCCAAGGCAATAGGCGGCAAAACAGGTTATCACTCGAAGGCGAAGAAAAATTTTGTCGTTGCGGCCCGCTCGGACGATAGAACGCTTATTGCCGTTTTAATGGGGTATGAAGACCGCAACACGATTTTCCAAGAAGCCATCAAGCTTTTTGACGCTGCCTTTAATCAACCCAAGGTTCAGCGCATTTTTTTACGCGCCGGGCAGCAATCTTTTAAACAAGATATCGCACGGGCCGATCGCCCGCTTCAGACCTATCTAAGCGAAAATTTGAGTCTGGACTACTATCCAGCTGAAAATCCGCAAGCCAAATGCTTTTTATACTGGCAGCCCGTGGAATTACCGATTCATAAAGACCAGCAAGTTGCAGAACTGCATCTCGTTGATGCGCAAGGAAAGCTGCTGCGCAAAGTGCCTTTATTGGCTGTAGAAGACGTCCACCTGAAATGGCCATACAGCTGGCTGGCCAAAATTGAATACGTTTTTAATACCTTTCCTATTCTGGCGGTTCTGGGCTTGGGATTACTCATTGTTAGTTTCTTTTCTCTTTGGATTATCAAGCAGAAATAG
- the uhpC gene encoding MFS transporter — MNTLLTWLQPAPHIPEIKDKERVRIEYRYWRIRILYSMFIGYAFYYFTRKSFTFAMPGLIQDLDFDKSQLGILGSILSITYGISKFASGIIGDRTNPRYMMAIGLMLTGVCNICFGLSSSIFFFALFWGLNGWFQGFGWPPCARFLTQWYSHSERGSWWSTWNVSHNVGGFLIPWVAGVALQYFGWRYAMYFPGVLCILVGFFLINRLRDTPQSLGLPSIEKYRNDYIDKIEAEGGNEKDLTTKKVLVDFVLKNPYLWLLAVAYFFVYAVRTGINDWTALFLVESKGYSSIGANGCVSLFEVGGFFGSLVAGWSSDRLFGAKRGPINVLFTLGMLASIGIFWLVPEGYSFLDSTLMFIIGFMIFGPQMMIGLAAAELSHKKAAATSTGFVGFFAYVGAAFAGYPLGSITQGWGWQGFFWSLLICCIVSTMLLLPLWSVTATSIRAKAKEPAPNPGLASSARAART, encoded by the coding sequence GTGAATACACTGCTCACTTGGCTGCAACCAGCTCCTCACATTCCCGAGATAAAGGATAAAGAGCGCGTTAGAATAGAATACAGATATTGGCGTATTCGTATTCTCTATTCAATGTTTATTGGCTATGCTTTTTATTATTTTACAAGAAAAAGCTTTACTTTTGCGATGCCGGGATTAATTCAAGACTTAGATTTCGACAAAAGTCAATTGGGTATTTTAGGCAGTATTTTATCTATTACATATGGGATTAGCAAATTTGCTAGTGGGATTATAGGTGATCGCACGAATCCGCGCTATATGATGGCAATTGGATTGATGCTAACAGGCGTGTGTAATATTTGTTTTGGCCTTTCGTCTTCTATATTCTTTTTTGCTCTTTTCTGGGGGCTTAACGGTTGGTTTCAGGGGTTTGGCTGGCCTCCCTGTGCGCGTTTTTTAACGCAATGGTATTCGCATTCTGAGAGAGGATCTTGGTGGTCGACTTGGAATGTTTCCCACAATGTGGGAGGCTTTTTAATTCCTTGGGTGGCAGGAGTGGCGCTTCAATATTTTGGCTGGCGCTATGCCATGTATTTCCCAGGCGTGCTCTGTATTTTAGTAGGCTTCTTTCTCATCAATCGTTTAAGAGATACGCCTCAATCCTTGGGCTTGCCCTCTATTGAAAAATACCGCAATGACTATATTGATAAAATTGAAGCCGAAGGCGGGAATGAAAAAGACTTAACCACTAAAAAAGTTCTTGTTGATTTTGTTTTAAAGAATCCCTATCTCTGGCTTTTAGCTGTAGCCTATTTCTTTGTTTATGCCGTGCGAACGGGAATTAACGATTGGACAGCTCTTTTCTTGGTTGAATCTAAAGGATATAGCAGTATTGGTGCAAATGGGTGCGTTTCCCTCTTCGAAGTGGGGGGGTTTTTTGGCAGCTTAGTGGCCGGCTGGTCTTCGGACCGTTTATTTGGAGCAAAGCGCGGGCCTATCAACGTCTTATTCACTCTTGGCATGCTGGCGTCTATTGGAATCTTCTGGCTTGTGCCGGAGGGGTATTCTTTTCTAGATTCGACTCTTATGTTTATTATTGGCTTTATGATCTTTGGTCCGCAAATGATGATCGGGTTGGCTGCCGCTGAACTCTCTCATAAAAAAGCGGCTGCGACGTCAACAGGTTTTGTCGGCTTCTTTGCTTATGTCGGCGCGGCCTTTGCCGGTTATCCTTTGGGTTCCATTACGCAGGGATGGGGATGGCAAGGCTTTTTCTGGTCTCTTTTGATATGCTGTATTGTTTCAACTATGCTTCTATTGCCGCTTTGGTCTGTAACGGCGACAAGTATTCGAGCCAAGGCTAAAGAACCCGCTCCGAACCCAGGCCTGGCTTCCTCTGCAAGAGCTGCCAGAACTTAA
- the dnaE gene encoding DNA polymerase III subunit alpha — MASFVHLRTHSQYSILDASASLYELVQRAAQEGMGSLALTDHGNLFGIVDFYKACKEAKIKPVIGCELYVAPHSRLDKTKNPGMRAAYNLTLLAKNKQGYQNLCKLSSAGYLEGFYYYPRVDQDLLKQYSEGLICLTGSLGTRLAHEILQGTPESVLSQLKWCQDTFGNDCYLDLQRHSMSSEDIQADGLYQEAWLIQQYQDFAARQKKVNEALVQLSRQHGIQLVATNDIHYVDREDWRAHEILLNIQSGEPCEIWEKDSYGNPKFRVPNPKRQTYPSHEYYFKSHQQMQELFEDVPEALSNTALIAEQCYVEIDFKTKHYPVYLPPSLESKSYTKEEQGKEVEKFLWQLCEEGIPKRYTPERLAKVQEIYPDKDPMQIIRDRLNYEMSIIVPKGMSDYLLIVWDFINWAKRNGIPMGPGRGSGAGSIVLYLIGITDIEPLRFHLFFERFINPERISYPDIDVDICMDRRGEVIAYTLQKYGKDNVAQIITFGTMKAKMALKDVGRVLSVPLSKVNEIAKLVPEDLNITLDKALEKDPDLRSLYETDEEVARLINLAKKLEGSIRNTGIHAAGIIISGAPLTDLIPICNSKDSDMPVTQFSMKPVEAVGMLKVDFLGLKTLTAIQICVDSIKASTGRDIDWINLPLDDKPTFDLLNQGKTLGIFQLESGGMQDLARQLHLDRFEEIIAVGALYRPGPMDMIPSFINRKHGREAIENDHPWMKDILAETYGIMVYQEQVMQIASKLANFSLGEGDVLRRAMGKKDMDQMAKQREKFRLGALQNGIDEQTSMLIFDKMEKFAAYGFNKSHAAAYGYLSYVTAYMKANYPREWMASLMTCDRDDLSKVAKFIRECQSMGIPMLPPDVNEAGTAFQATSQGIRFAMTGIKGVGGGVVETITQERQKRGAFKSFYEFFKRIDTKKVGKKAIESLVEAGSFDFTGWSRDALLLSIDPIYEAVSKDQKEQSLGILSLFSLMGDGLESRFANPPEVKQKTPSQEVLRKEKALLGFFLTGHPMDEYKGILQRLSCIPLRRIDQMDHDTVFRSAFIVESIQVRLSAKSQKKFAILTISDGIERQELPIWPDLYEEKSHLLQENQLLYAVLQVDKKGDELRLSCRWLDDLTKANEEMIEACDKAYDKAKHQITRHAYNASANGKNNGDKAKTEKNAKPATTKEEPAMQTISIKLDADRARLSHILKLKNIFNECCGTTPVQILFHNQAKLLATLHIDGKWGIAFNEQVKQKICELDCVLAVE; from the coding sequence ATGGCTTCATTTGTCCATCTTCGCACACATTCTCAATATTCTATCTTAGATGCCTCGGCTTCCCTTTACGAGCTTGTCCAAAGGGCAGCTCAAGAAGGGATGGGATCCCTTGCCCTAACGGACCATGGCAACTTATTTGGGATAGTGGACTTTTATAAAGCTTGCAAGGAAGCGAAAATCAAGCCCGTCATCGGATGCGAGCTTTATGTGGCTCCTCATTCCCGTTTGGATAAGACCAAAAATCCCGGCATGCGGGCGGCTTATAACCTCACCCTTTTGGCAAAAAATAAGCAGGGCTATCAAAACCTGTGCAAGCTTTCATCCGCTGGCTATCTGGAGGGATTCTACTACTATCCGCGCGTCGACCAAGATCTTTTGAAACAATATAGCGAAGGGTTGATTTGCTTGACGGGTAGTTTGGGGACAAGGCTGGCGCACGAAATTTTGCAGGGAACGCCCGAAAGCGTATTATCCCAGCTGAAATGGTGTCAAGACACCTTTGGAAATGACTGCTATTTGGACTTGCAGCGCCATAGCATGTCGTCCGAAGATATTCAAGCAGATGGTTTGTATCAAGAAGCCTGGCTTATCCAGCAGTATCAGGATTTTGCGGCTAGACAGAAAAAAGTGAATGAGGCTCTCGTTCAATTAAGCCGGCAGCATGGCATTCAATTGGTTGCGACAAATGATATCCATTATGTCGACAGAGAGGACTGGCGAGCGCATGAAATTTTATTGAATATCCAGTCGGGCGAGCCTTGCGAGATTTGGGAAAAAGACTCTTATGGCAACCCAAAGTTCCGGGTTCCCAATCCGAAAAGGCAGACTTATCCGAGCCACGAATATTATTTTAAATCGCATCAGCAGATGCAGGAATTATTCGAAGATGTTCCTGAGGCGCTTTCTAATACAGCCCTTATTGCTGAGCAATGCTATGTGGAAATTGATTTTAAAACCAAGCATTATCCGGTCTATCTTCCCCCGAGCTTGGAAAGTAAATCTTATACGAAGGAAGAGCAAGGCAAGGAAGTGGAAAAATTCCTCTGGCAGCTTTGCGAAGAGGGAATTCCCAAGCGCTATACTCCAGAGCGATTGGCCAAGGTGCAAGAAATTTATCCTGACAAGGATCCGATGCAAATCATTAGGGACAGGCTCAATTATGAGATGAGCATTATTGTCCCGAAAGGCATGAGCGATTATTTATTGATTGTTTGGGATTTTATCAACTGGGCGAAGCGCAATGGCATCCCTATGGGGCCGGGACGCGGTTCTGGAGCAGGTTCTATTGTCCTTTATTTGATCGGAATCACCGATATCGAACCTTTGCGTTTTCATTTGTTCTTTGAGCGCTTTATTAACCCGGAGCGGATTTCCTATCCCGATATCGACGTGGATATTTGCATGGATAGGCGCGGGGAAGTCATTGCTTATACCTTGCAGAAATATGGCAAGGATAATGTTGCCCAGATCATTACGTTTGGCACCATGAAGGCTAAAATGGCGCTGAAAGACGTAGGCAGGGTGCTAAGTGTACCGCTTTCCAAGGTGAACGAAATAGCCAAGCTTGTCCCCGAAGATTTGAATATTACCCTAGACAAGGCTTTGGAAAAAGATCCGGATCTGCGCTCGTTATATGAGACTGACGAAGAAGTGGCCCGCTTGATTAATCTTGCCAAAAAGCTTGAGGGATCTATCCGCAATACGGGCATTCATGCAGCCGGAATCATTATTAGCGGCGCTCCGTTGACCGATCTCATTCCAATTTGCAATTCTAAAGATTCTGACATGCCTGTCACCCAGTTTTCTATGAAGCCGGTAGAAGCGGTGGGGATGCTTAAAGTCGACTTCTTGGGATTAAAGACATTGACGGCCATTCAGATATGCGTCGACTCCATCAAGGCCAGCACAGGCCGGGATATTGATTGGATTAATCTTCCTTTAGATGACAAGCCTACTTTCGATTTATTAAATCAAGGGAAAACATTAGGCATATTCCAATTAGAATCCGGTGGAATGCAGGATCTGGCCCGTCAGCTGCACTTGGACCGTTTTGAAGAGATTATAGCGGTCGGCGCACTGTACCGTCCGGGCCCTATGGACATGATCCCTTCCTTTATCAATCGTAAGCATGGGCGGGAAGCGATCGAAAATGACCATCCTTGGATGAAGGATATCTTAGCAGAAACATATGGCATCATGGTCTATCAAGAGCAAGTCATGCAGATTGCCAGCAAGCTTGCCAATTTCTCATTGGGCGAAGGTGACGTTTTGCGCCGCGCCATGGGAAAAAAAGACATGGATCAAATGGCCAAGCAAAGAGAGAAGTTCCGTTTAGGCGCTTTGCAAAATGGCATTGATGAACAAACATCCATGCTGATCTTCGATAAGATGGAAAAGTTTGCGGCTTACGGATTCAATAAATCCCACGCGGCAGCTTATGGCTATCTCTCTTATGTGACTGCTTACATGAAAGCCAATTACCCGCGAGAGTGGATGGCTTCTTTAATGACGTGCGATCGAGACGACTTGTCAAAAGTGGCAAAATTTATCCGGGAATGCCAAAGCATGGGCATTCCCATGCTTCCTCCAGATGTCAATGAGGCTGGTACCGCTTTTCAGGCGACTTCGCAAGGCATCCGTTTTGCGATGACGGGAATCAAGGGAGTAGGGGGCGGAGTTGTCGAGACCATCACGCAAGAGCGGCAAAAAAGGGGGGCTTTTAAGAGCTTCTACGAATTCTTTAAGCGCATTGATACGAAAAAGGTGGGGAAAAAAGCAATTGAAAGCTTGGTGGAGGCTGGATCCTTTGACTTTACGGGATGGTCGCGCGATGCGCTCCTGCTCAGTATCGATCCGATCTATGAAGCGGTCTCTAAAGACCAAAAAGAACAGTCGCTGGGCATCCTTTCTCTATTTTCTTTAATGGGAGACGGTCTTGAAAGCCGGTTTGCCAATCCTCCTGAAGTCAAACAGAAAACGCCGAGCCAAGAAGTGCTGCGCAAAGAAAAAGCCTTGCTTGGATTTTTCTTGACCGGACATCCGATGGATGAATATAAAGGCATTTTGCAGCGGCTGTCTTGCATTCCTTTAAGGCGGATTGATCAAATGGACCACGATACGGTCTTCCGTTCCGCCTTTATTGTTGAATCCATCCAAGTGCGCCTTTCGGCAAAGTCGCAAAAGAAGTTTGCTATTTTAACCATTAGCGATGGCATTGAAAGGCAGGAATTACCTATTTGGCCCGACCTCTATGAGGAGAAAAGCCATTTATTGCAAGAAAACCAGCTCCTTTACGCCGTCTTGCAAGTCGATAAGAAAGGGGATGAACTGCGGCTGTCCTGCCGCTGGCTGGATGATTTGACTAAAGCCAATGAAGAAATGATCGAAGCTTGTGACAAGGCCTATGATAAGGCTAAACATCAAATCACCAGGCATGCGTACAATGCAAGCGCAAACGGAAAAAATAATGGTGACAAAGCCAAAACAGAGAAAAATGCCAAACCCGCAACGACTAAAGAAGAGCCTGCCATGCAGACCATTTCCATCAAATTAGATGCTGACCGCGCACGGTTAAGCCATATTTTAAAGCTTAAAAATATTTTTAACGAATGCTGCGGCACAACACCTGTTCAGATTCTCTTTCATAATCAAGCAAAGTTATTAGCAACCCTGCATATAGACGGCAAATGGGGAATCGCTTTTAATGAGCAAGTCAAACAAAAGATTTGCGAACTTGATTGCGTATTAGCTGTTGAATAA
- a CDS encoding tetratricopeptide repeat protein, whose amino-acid sequence MKKRFISSLLVLTFMLGASAPIYAARTKNFACQEDAEKYMTALYNQACHYYNHQEWRNAANEFEKVIYFFPDSDAAADASFYLGTCYFEMKEYDFANAEFSNYIKASNQPEFFEDAVTYKFCCAEHFKIGKKRRPFKLRYFPKWISGQELALTIYDEVIVALPNHELTVRALYSKAELLQKMENYRECIDTYQTLIRRFPKDEITPACYLKIAEAYCQQSVYEFQNPDILALAELNARKFSEEFPRDERVAIADGYVLRIKENYARGLCNTGRFYERMDQPAAASIYYQSAIEEFPDTYAADFSRSRLRCLGFYEEEEENALCGASEEPVPVPAQEESFFNESTLPLEEAAPIEDIVSMPRQAAIVEEDEEEQHAPFLHYSLLKKREMRCNGNE is encoded by the coding sequence ATGAAAAAGCGATTTATTTCATCTCTTTTAGTCTTAACATTTATGTTAGGCGCTTCCGCTCCTATTTATGCCGCTAGAACAAAAAACTTCGCATGCCAAGAAGATGCCGAAAAGTATATGACGGCCCTTTATAACCAGGCTTGCCACTATTATAATCATCAAGAATGGCGTAATGCCGCTAATGAATTTGAAAAGGTGATTTATTTTTTTCCTGATTCCGATGCCGCTGCTGATGCAAGCTTTTACTTGGGAACTTGCTACTTTGAAATGAAAGAATATGACTTTGCCAACGCCGAATTTTCTAATTACATCAAGGCGTCTAATCAACCAGAGTTTTTTGAAGACGCTGTCACTTATAAATTCTGCTGCGCCGAACACTTTAAAATCGGTAAAAAAAGACGCCCTTTTAAATTGCGCTATTTTCCCAAGTGGATATCGGGACAGGAATTGGCTTTGACCATCTATGACGAAGTCATTGTCGCTTTGCCCAATCATGAACTGACTGTACGTGCCCTCTATTCTAAAGCAGAACTCTTGCAAAAAATGGAAAATTATCGTGAATGCATAGATACGTATCAGACCTTGATTCGCCGTTTTCCCAAAGATGAAATTACCCCCGCTTGCTATTTAAAAATTGCCGAAGCTTATTGCCAGCAAAGCGTTTACGAATTTCAAAATCCAGATATCCTCGCGTTAGCAGAGCTTAATGCGCGTAAATTCAGCGAGGAATTTCCCCGCGATGAACGCGTCGCTATTGCCGATGGCTATGTCCTTCGCATTAAAGAAAATTATGCAAGAGGCTTGTGCAATACGGGACGATTTTATGAAAGAATGGATCAGCCTGCTGCTGCTTCGATTTACTACCAAAGCGCAATTGAAGAATTTCCTGATACGTATGCTGCCGATTTTTCCCGGTCGCGCTTGCGTTGTCTAGGTTTCTATGAAGAAGAGGAAGAAAATGCTCTCTGCGGCGCTTCGGAAGAGCCTGTCCCTGTTCCTGCACAGGAAGAATCGTTTTTCAATGAAAGCACTTTGCCTTTGGAAGAAGCTGCCCCTATAGAGGATATCGTTTCTATGCCCAGGCAAGCGGCTATAGTAGAAGAGGACGAAGAAGAGCAACATGCGCCTTTTTTGCATTATAGCTTATTGAAGAAGCGAGAAATGAGATGCAATGGAAATGAGTAA